GCAGACCGGGACACATATTTAACTTGGGTCACGGGATACTACCGAAAACTCCGGTCGATAACGTTATGGCACTAATAGATTTCGTTCACGAATACTCGCAAAAATAATGTTCAGGAGAAGTTAATGTCTAAGAAGTTCGATGCCATACTCATGATAGGATACGGGGCACCTGAGAAGATTGAGGATATACGCCCTTTTCTTATGAACGTTGCAAAAGGAAGGCCTATACCACCGGACAGGCTTGAAGAAGTAGCTCATCATTATGAGCTTTTCGGCGGAAAATCACCTCTTAACGAATACACATATAAACAAGCGGCAGGTGTACAGAATAAGCTTTCTGAAAATGGATATGAGCTTCCTGTTTATGTAGGAATGAGAAACTGGCATCCTTTTATTCCTGACACAATAAAAGAAATGTATGACAAAGGTCATAGAAAGGTAATTGGCATGATCATGGCGGCCCACCAATCAGACGCTAGCTGGGAGAGGTATCAAAGAGATATACAGGAGGCGCTCAAGGAACTTGGAATACAGATGGAGTTTGCATATTCCCCTCCCCTTTTCGATCATCCACTTTTTATCGAAGACAATGCTGACAGAGTGAAGGACTGTCTTAATGAAATACCTACTGCTGAGTATCCAGAGACTATGATCCTTTTCACAGC
This window of the Thermodesulfobacteriota bacterium genome carries:
- the hemH gene encoding ferrochelatase codes for the protein MSKKFDAILMIGYGAPEKIEDIRPFLMNVAKGRPIPPDRLEEVAHHYELFGGKSPLNEYTYKQAAGVQNKLSENGYELPVYVGMRNWHPFIPDTIKEMYDKGHRKVIGMIMAAHQSDASWERYQRDIQEALKELGIQMEFAYSPPLFDHPLFIEDNADRVKDCLNEIPTAEYPETMILFTAHSIPVPMAEASPYVQQLETTARLIAENLNYENWRLVYQSRSGRPTDPWLEPDVCDVIEDIAKDGVKNVIAQPIGFICDHIEVLFDIGVEAQEASEEAGVRLLRAKTVNDDPKFIQAMVDVVEEMMDH